From one Brevibacterium sp. 'Marine' genomic stretch:
- a CDS encoding epoxide hydrolase, producing MPEPTRTTDPTGDAPSPNSVQRFDAHIAESEIEDLRARLVSARLPETETVFRPSPHPRRWDQCVPLTDLVDLVDYWRTDYSWRNFETRLNEIGQFRTVIDGLGIHYLHRPSPRADATPLILTHGWPGSIAEYVDIVDELAEPTSPDAPVFHCVVPSLPGFGFSDRPRTTGWSTERIAEAWVTLMRRLGYDRFAAFGGDWGGVITTILGGRFPDHLIGIHTTYAPGIPGASLNELTAGERAWALDAEDFWTHRAAYAHQQATRPQTIGYSLVDSPVGQLAWILDKFAEWTDTRDSPFETIDRDRLLDNVSLYWLTRTGASSARIYFESHDSLDPDLRVDVPTAITMYPCDIEKYPRVLSQERYRRIVRWQAARKGGHFPSLEAPDDFVTDLRAGLTAILTRCRT from the coding sequence ATGCCCGAGCCCACCCGCACCACTGACCCGACCGGCGATGCTCCTTCGCCGAACTCCGTACAGCGATTCGACGCACACATCGCGGAGTCCGAAATCGAGGATCTCCGCGCCAGACTGGTCTCCGCCCGCCTCCCGGAAACCGAGACCGTCTTCCGCCCGTCCCCCCATCCCCGGCGTTGGGATCAGTGCGTTCCGCTCACCGATCTCGTCGACCTCGTGGACTATTGGCGAACCGACTATTCGTGGCGAAACTTCGAGACTCGGCTCAACGAGATCGGCCAGTTCCGCACCGTCATCGACGGCCTGGGAATCCACTACCTCCACCGACCCTCTCCACGCGCGGACGCAACCCCGTTGATCCTCACTCACGGCTGGCCGGGAAGCATCGCCGAATACGTCGACATCGTCGACGAATTGGCTGAGCCGACCAGCCCTGACGCACCGGTGTTCCACTGTGTCGTGCCCTCGCTTCCCGGTTTCGGCTTCAGCGACCGACCGCGCACCACCGGCTGGTCGACGGAACGAATCGCCGAGGCGTGGGTGACGCTCATGCGCAGACTCGGCTACGATCGCTTCGCGGCCTTCGGCGGCGACTGGGGAGGGGTGATCACCACGATCCTCGGCGGGCGTTTCCCCGACCACCTCATCGGCATCCACACCACCTACGCCCCCGGCATCCCCGGCGCATCACTCAACGAGCTGACAGCAGGTGAGCGCGCATGGGCTCTCGACGCTGAGGACTTCTGGACTCATCGTGCCGCCTATGCGCACCAGCAGGCCACGCGGCCGCAGACCATCGGCTATTCCCTCGTCGACTCGCCCGTCGGTCAGTTGGCGTGGATCCTCGACAAGTTCGCCGAATGGACGGATACTCGCGACAGTCCGTTCGAGACGATCGACCGCGACCGCCTGCTCGACAACGTCTCGCTCTATTGGCTGACGCGCACCGGTGCCTCCTCGGCGCGGATCTATTTCGAAAGCCACGACTCTCTCGATCCCGATCTGCGCGTCGACGTTCCCACGGCGATCACGATGTACCCGTGCGACATCGAGAAGTATCCTCGAGTGCTGTCGCAGGAACGCTACCGGCGCATCGTCCGCTGGCAGGCGGCCCGGAAAGGGGGCCATTTCCCATCCCTCGAAGCACCGGATGACTTCGTCACCGACCTCAGGGCCGGGCTGACAGCAATCCTCACGCGGTGCCGAACATGA
- a CDS encoding NAD(P)H-dependent oxidoreductase: MQNNATESTVLWLSAHPEPRSLNGSLRTIGIAHLRTLGHTVLESDLYAMNWDPVVRPHDAGTHSSERFRISAATRAAHLAGTQPDTIVREQEKLRRADALVVQFPLWWYGMPAILKGWFDRVFVSGFAFGTDEATGRRLRFEQGPFTGKRALVITTLGDRPLAIGPRGKSGELNELLFGLLHGTFAYTGMSVLEPFAVPSADHIGDITPLRTCFTDRLDELFTAPTIPFRPQFTGDYTPDWELAPHLCPSEHGVRIHTAN, encoded by the coding sequence ATGCAAAACAACGCCACCGAGTCCACCGTCCTCTGGCTGAGTGCCCATCCCGAACCTCGTTCTCTCAACGGCAGCCTGCGCACGATCGGAATCGCGCATCTGCGCACGCTCGGCCACACCGTCCTCGAATCCGACCTCTACGCAATGAATTGGGACCCCGTGGTGCGCCCGCACGATGCCGGCACCCACTCATCGGAGCGGTTCCGCATCAGCGCCGCCACCCGCGCCGCGCACCTCGCCGGCACCCAACCTGACACGATCGTCCGTGAGCAGGAGAAGCTGCGCCGGGCCGACGCACTCGTCGTTCAGTTCCCCCTGTGGTGGTACGGCATGCCGGCGATCCTCAAGGGCTGGTTCGATCGCGTCTTCGTCAGCGGATTCGCCTTCGGCACCGACGAGGCCACGGGGCGACGGCTCCGCTTCGAGCAGGGCCCCTTCACCGGCAAGCGAGCCCTCGTCATCACCACCCTCGGCGACCGCCCACTGGCCATCGGTCCGCGCGGCAAGTCCGGTGAGCTCAACGAGCTTCTCTTCGGCCTCCTCCACGGGACGTTCGCCTACACGGGCATGAGCGTCCTCGAACCGTTCGCCGTTCCCAGTGCTGACCATATCGGCGACATCACGCCGCTCCGCACCTGTTTCACCGACCGCCTCGACGAGCTCTTCACTGCACCGACCATCCCGTTTCGCCCGCAGTTCACCGGCGACTACACGCCCGACTGGGAACTCGCACCCCACCTCTGCCCCAGCGAGCACGGAGTGCGCATTCACACCGCCAACTGA
- a CDS encoding MFS transporter — protein sequence MPEISSPSAAARLPLLIYVLAAGVFLMGTTEFIVAGILPEIAVSIGVPVADTGLMITVFAIGMIVGTPLMAIATLKMQRRLALSVSLVVFAIGHAVVALSDAFPLILGMRFVTALATGAFWAVAAVVAAQTVGPRQSSRALGIVLGGGMLANVVGVPLGAFAGQAIGWRGPFWALAVLALIAVVPILKQVPLESDHASTPSVRREIAGLADVRIWLVLGSAAIVCGSSLAAYSFISPLLTVNTGMVASAVPLVLLAYGLGALIGSNLGGRLGTHRPYGVLFTAAAATFLVLVGLALFSHSPITTVALIFLLGLFGMSTNPILIGKAVGYADQAPTLASALATSSFNVGTAVGSWIAGFAFESALGATGPVAVGAVIAALYFLPLSILVVKDRRTEQEVGTVARLRTEPASVDG from the coding sequence ATGCCAGAAATATCAAGTCCGTCCGCAGCAGCCCGGCTGCCACTGCTGATCTACGTCCTCGCCGCAGGGGTGTTCCTCATGGGCACCACCGAGTTCATTGTCGCCGGCATCCTCCCTGAAATCGCCGTAAGCATCGGCGTTCCCGTCGCAGACACCGGACTGATGATCACCGTGTTCGCCATCGGGATGATCGTCGGTACCCCTCTGATGGCGATCGCGACGCTGAAGATGCAGCGTCGTCTTGCGCTCTCCGTCTCCCTGGTGGTTTTCGCGATCGGCCACGCCGTCGTCGCGCTGAGCGACGCCTTCCCGCTCATCCTCGGCATGCGGTTCGTCACTGCGCTGGCCACCGGCGCATTCTGGGCCGTCGCCGCCGTCGTCGCTGCTCAAACAGTCGGACCGCGGCAGAGCTCCCGCGCGCTCGGCATCGTGCTCGGCGGTGGAATGCTCGCTAACGTCGTCGGCGTTCCGCTCGGTGCATTCGCCGGCCAGGCCATCGGCTGGCGTGGACCTTTCTGGGCGTTGGCCGTCCTCGCGCTGATTGCCGTTGTGCCGATCCTCAAACAGGTGCCACTTGAGTCCGACCACGCTTCGACACCGTCGGTGCGGCGGGAGATCGCCGGACTGGCCGACGTACGGATCTGGCTCGTCCTTGGCAGCGCGGCTATTGTCTGCGGCTCCTCGCTGGCCGCCTACAGCTTCATCTCCCCGCTGCTCACCGTGAACACCGGCATGGTCGCCTCCGCAGTGCCGCTGGTGCTGCTCGCCTACGGGCTCGGCGCTCTGATCGGCTCCAACCTCGGCGGACGCCTCGGCACCCACCGACCCTACGGCGTACTGTTCACTGCTGCTGCGGCTACCTTTCTGGTGCTGGTGGGCCTGGCGCTGTTCTCCCACTCACCGATCACGACCGTGGCGCTGATCTTCCTGCTCGGCCTGTTCGGCATGTCGACCAACCCGATCCTCATCGGCAAGGCCGTCGGCTATGCCGACCAGGCACCAACCCTGGCCTCGGCGCTGGCCACCTCATCGTTCAACGTCGGCACCGCCGTCGGTTCCTGGATCGCCGGGTTCGCCTTCGAATCTGCGCTCGGTGCGACCGGACCGGTCGCCGTGGGGGCAGTCATCGCAGCCCTCTACTTCCTGCCGCTCAGCATCCTGGTCGTCAAGGACCGCCGCACCGAGCAGGAAGTCGGCACAGTCGCGCGGTTGAGAACCGAGCCCGCGTCGGTGGACGGCTGA
- a CDS encoding SDR family NAD(P)-dependent oxidoreductase: MRWPSASSLCTATEARSDRSSATPAPSPDHGREETPIARVLITGSTDGVGRATAAALLEDGHHVVVHARNLQRLSTADDLITRGATGVVGNLADHAQVLGLAEQVHRIGRFDAVIHNAGVLAGPELVPVNVFAPYVLTARIPTARLIYLSSSMHRGGRTDLSHLGDTGAGFSYSDSKLAVTAFMAAVARRWPDVLAHAVDPGWVPTKMGGPSASDDLSLAHVTQTWLATSQEADALVSGRYWHHQRIEQPHPAVDDEPFQDRLLAAFAKRTRIELPYI, from the coding sequence ATGCGCTGGCCGAGCGCATCTTCTCTCTGCACCGCGACCGAGGCGCGTTCCGATCGTTCGTCGGCGACGCCAGCGCCTTCGCCTGACCACGGCAGAGAGGAGACACCTATCGCTCGCGTCCTGATAACTGGCTCGACCGACGGCGTCGGACGAGCCACCGCTGCGGCACTGCTGGAGGACGGACACCACGTCGTCGTTCACGCTCGCAACCTGCAGCGGCTTTCCACCGCGGACGATCTCATCACCCGTGGAGCGACCGGTGTGGTCGGCAACCTCGCCGACCACGCCCAGGTGCTCGGCCTCGCGGAGCAGGTGCACCGAATCGGCAGATTCGACGCTGTCATCCACAACGCAGGGGTCCTTGCCGGCCCGGAACTGGTGCCGGTCAACGTATTCGCCCCATACGTGCTCACTGCGCGAATCCCCACCGCCCGTTTGATCTACCTCTCCAGCAGCATGCACCGCGGAGGTCGTACCGATCTCTCCCACCTCGGCGATACCGGTGCCGGTTTCTCGTACTCCGACAGCAAGTTAGCTGTCACGGCGTTCATGGCTGCCGTTGCGCGGCGCTGGCCCGATGTGCTCGCGCACGCGGTCGATCCGGGCTGGGTGCCCACGAAGATGGGCGGCCCATCTGCAAGCGACGACCTGTCCCTCGCTCATGTCACCCAGACCTGGCTCGCGACCTCTCAAGAGGCAGACGCGCTTGTCTCCGGGCGCTACTGGCATCACCAGCGGATCGAGCAGCCGCATCCGGCCGTGGACGACGAACCGTTCCAGGACCGGCTGCTGGCGGCTTTCGCCAAGCGCACCCGCATCGAACTGCCGTACATCTGA
- a CDS encoding cyclophilin-like fold protein, with translation MKWTSNTSRRTLLSTISILIATGLLAGCTDGPEEGGATVTPSTSTSHSAGETGDAGSSVQAVEGTVVRFTAGSASVDVTIGQDSPATRDFVAMLPMTLELEEFNGREKIADLPRELDYEGSPGSDPEDGDLIFFVPWGNIGFYYNTDGIGYSDDTLHLGTFKASDEELSRFEGQSTTVEIIE, from the coding sequence GTGAAGTGGACATCCAATACGTCGCGTAGAACGCTTCTCTCGACGATCTCGATACTTATTGCGACCGGGCTGCTTGCCGGTTGCACGGACGGGCCTGAAGAAGGCGGGGCCACAGTTACGCCGTCGACGTCGACGAGTCACAGCGCCGGAGAGACCGGCGATGCCGGATCATCAGTGCAGGCCGTCGAGGGTACCGTCGTTCGGTTCACCGCCGGGAGCGCTTCGGTCGACGTCACGATCGGCCAGGACAGTCCTGCGACGCGCGACTTCGTCGCTATGCTGCCGATGACGCTGGAACTGGAAGAGTTCAACGGGCGGGAGAAAATTGCCGATCTTCCCCGCGAACTCGACTACGAGGGAAGCCCGGGTTCGGATCCCGAGGACGGCGACCTCATCTTCTTCGTCCCTTGGGGCAACATCGGCTTCTACTACAACACCGACGGGATCGGATACTCCGACGACACCCTGCATTTGGGTACCTTCAAAGCGAGCGATGAAGAGCTCTCGCGATTCGAAGGACAGTCAACAACCGTCGAGATCATCGAATGA
- a CDS encoding VOC family protein — MESTFRGVFLTCTDAEATAAFYREIAGLPLTTAGDEEYAYFVVEAGGVQLALHSAEAFADYAFPPVAESNLTHLYFRIPDQAEFLTRIRHAGTPLVAVDDVVVTVEDPDGRKVMFGTA; from the coding sequence ATGGAATCGACGTTTCGCGGGGTGTTCCTCACCTGCACCGACGCCGAGGCGACCGCCGCCTTCTATCGGGAGATCGCGGGGCTGCCGCTGACGACCGCAGGCGATGAGGAGTACGCGTACTTCGTCGTCGAAGCCGGGGGAGTGCAGCTGGCTCTGCATTCGGCCGAGGCCTTCGCCGACTATGCGTTCCCGCCGGTGGCCGAGTCGAATCTCACGCACCTGTACTTTCGGATCCCGGATCAGGCGGAGTTCCTGACGCGGATCAGACACGCGGGCACTCCGCTTGTGGCCGTCGACGATGTCGTCGTCACGGTCGAGGACCCCGACGGCCGGAAGGTCATGTTCGGCACCGCGTGA
- a CDS encoding SurA N-terminal domain-containing protein, whose amino-acid sequence MNVRTNRWLLGLAMSVSVVALAACGSQDDEAKPKESSAAAEQSPGADSAQDQQGQQGKPNTKDIPEVVAEVNGKKITKDEFVPLFETQYQQMQMQAQQSGQPVDEKGLKKQTAENLVSTEVLVQEADKRKIDVTDKDIDKGLKESAKSGQMSEKDFLKAMKDQGMDEKKVRSELKNQLKIEGLIEDEYGEFEVTGEEIGQAYEQAKSQQEQMAAQGGQGQQEMPPIDEMRPQLKEQVKNQKSTEATQKYAKKLRKQADVTIHL is encoded by the coding sequence GTGAATGTGCGAACGAACCGGTGGCTGCTGGGCCTGGCCATGTCCGTCTCCGTGGTGGCGCTGGCCGCCTGCGGAAGTCAGGATGACGAAGCAAAGCCGAAGGAGTCCTCGGCCGCAGCCGAACAGTCCCCCGGCGCCGACTCCGCCCAAGACCAACAGGGCCAGCAGGGCAAACCCAACACGAAGGACATCCCCGAAGTGGTCGCCGAGGTCAACGGCAAGAAGATCACGAAGGACGAGTTCGTCCCCCTCTTCGAAACCCAGTACCAGCAGATGCAGATGCAGGCCCAGCAGTCCGGCCAGCCGGTCGATGAGAAGGGCCTGAAGAAGCAGACCGCTGAGAACCTCGTGAGCACCGAAGTGCTCGTCCAGGAAGCCGACAAGCGCAAGATCGACGTGACGGACAAGGACATCGACAAGGGGCTCAAGGAGTCCGCGAAATCGGGGCAGATGAGCGAGAAGGACTTCCTCAAGGCCATGAAGGACCAGGGAATGGATGAGAAGAAGGTCCGCTCGGAGCTGAAGAACCAGCTGAAGATCGAAGGACTCATCGAGGACGAATACGGGGAGTTCGAGGTCACCGGCGAAGAGATCGGACAAGCCTATGAACAGGCGAAGTCCCAGCAGGAGCAGATGGCTGCGCAGGGCGGCCAGGGCCAGCAAGAGATGCCTCCGATCGACGAGATGCGCCCCCAGCTCAAGGAACAGGTGAAGAACCAGAAGTCCACCGAGGCGACTCAGAAGTACGCGAAGAAGCTGCGCAAGCAGGCCGACGTCACGATCCACCTCTGA
- a CDS encoding cyclophilin-like fold protein has protein sequence MKITLNIGDDQVSDELYDNPVADQIAELLPMEADFDDFHDHETLSRLPRPLDVSAVPRSDEPKPGEIGCYAPESSLVLYYASPGRWPGLVRIGRIDLPVEQLRALPDGTRIAFAAAG, from the coding sequence ATGAAGATCACCCTGAACATCGGCGACGACCAGGTCTCCGACGAGCTGTACGACAACCCGGTCGCCGACCAGATCGCCGAGCTGCTTCCAATGGAGGCGGACTTCGACGACTTCCATGACCACGAGACGTTGTCTCGGCTGCCGCGCCCCCTGGACGTTTCCGCAGTGCCGCGTTCCGACGAACCGAAACCGGGCGAGATCGGCTGCTACGCACCGGAATCATCATTGGTCCTCTACTACGCCAGTCCCGGCCGCTGGCCCGGGCTGGTACGGATCGGCCGCATAGATCTGCCGGTCGAACAGCTCCGTGCGCTGCCCGACGGAACCCGGATTGCGTTCGCCGCGGCCGGGTGA
- a CDS encoding helix-turn-helix domain-containing protein, giving the protein MRLPVRRAMEVCPVEVAVSAVGGTWKLTVIKHLLEGTRRFNELGRLMPLANTKTLTRQLRELEEDGLVLRTVYPEVPPRVEYSLTELGRSLEPIVLAMNEWGKEFERIHAG; this is encoded by the coding sequence ATGCGTCTGCCGGTCCGACGTGCGATGGAGGTGTGCCCGGTCGAGGTTGCGGTCTCGGCGGTCGGCGGCACCTGGAAGCTCACTGTCATCAAGCATCTGCTCGAGGGGACCCGTCGGTTCAATGAGCTCGGCCGGCTGATGCCGCTGGCGAACACCAAGACGCTCACCAGGCAGCTGCGCGAACTCGAAGAGGATGGCTTAGTGCTGCGCACCGTCTATCCGGAAGTGCCGCCGCGGGTCGAATATTCACTGACCGAACTGGGACGCAGCCTCGAGCCGATCGTGCTGGCGATGAATGAGTGGGGCAAGGAATTCGAACGCATTCACGCGGGCTGA
- a CDS encoding SDR family NAD(P)-dependent oxidoreductase: protein MTTIAIIGAGPGLGRATARRFGREGFSVALVSRTQDNVDRLADELSEEGITARGYAANVRGPQALRAALDSAAADLGPIEVLQYSPVPAKEFMKPVLDTTAEDLVGPLEQSVYGPVTAVQHVLPGLRELGRGTVLFINGSSAVTPNGNVTGTSIAFAGESAYGQMLHDALAPEGIHVAQLIIPRGIGGGEPDHEPDALAERIFSLHRDRGAFRSFVGDASAFA, encoded by the coding sequence ATGACCACAATCGCAATCATCGGAGCCGGACCCGGACTCGGACGGGCCACGGCCCGCCGATTCGGTCGCGAGGGATTCTCCGTCGCCCTTGTCTCCCGAACTCAGGACAACGTCGATCGGCTCGCCGACGAGCTGTCCGAAGAGGGGATCACGGCACGGGGGTACGCGGCCAACGTCCGAGGCCCGCAGGCGCTGCGAGCCGCACTCGACTCGGCTGCCGCCGACCTGGGTCCGATCGAGGTCCTCCAGTACAGTCCGGTCCCGGCGAAAGAATTCATGAAACCGGTGCTGGACACGACAGCTGAGGACCTCGTCGGTCCGCTCGAGCAGTCCGTGTACGGGCCGGTCACCGCCGTGCAGCACGTCCTGCCGGGCCTGCGCGAGCTTGGCCGCGGCACTGTCCTGTTCATCAATGGATCCAGCGCGGTCACCCCGAACGGGAACGTGACCGGCACCTCGATCGCCTTCGCCGGAGAATCAGCCTACGGGCAGATGCTCCACGACGCCCTCGCCCCGGAGGGCATCCACGTCGCGCAGCTGATCATCCCTCGCGGCATCGGGGGCGGCGAGCCCGATCACGAGCCTGATGCGCTGGCCGAGCGCATCTTCTCTCTGCACCGCGACCGAGGCGCGTTCCGATCGTTCGTCGGCGACGCCAGCGCCTTCGCCTGA
- a CDS encoding dihydrofolate reductase family protein: protein MRIIITQNITLDGRVEMLDDWFDPQAQDEELSAELMRQSANEDVLLLGRQTFEDFRGYWPHATDDTTGVADHLNQVDKRVVSSTLTEPGWQNTQIISSDPMRAVTDLREAPGRDVIVTGSITLAHELIAKGLVDEYRMFTYPVWQGRGRGYFHDGAHSARPPRLKLIDSKAFPSGITYSAYEPST from the coding sequence GTGCGCATCATCATCACTCAGAACATCACTCTCGACGGTCGTGTCGAGATGCTCGACGACTGGTTCGACCCACAAGCCCAGGACGAGGAGCTCTCGGCCGAACTCATGCGACAGTCCGCGAACGAGGACGTGCTGCTGCTCGGTCGGCAGACCTTCGAGGACTTCCGCGGCTATTGGCCTCACGCCACCGACGACACCACCGGGGTTGCCGACCACCTCAATCAGGTCGACAAACGCGTCGTGTCCTCGACGCTGACCGAACCGGGATGGCAGAACACGCAGATCATCAGCTCCGACCCCATGCGCGCGGTCACCGATCTGCGGGAAGCACCAGGACGTGACGTCATCGTCACCGGCAGCATCACGCTGGCCCACGAACTCATCGCGAAGGGTCTCGTCGATGAGTATCGGATGTTCACCTACCCGGTGTGGCAGGGTCGCGGACGCGGATACTTCCACGATGGAGCGCACTCGGCCAGACCGCCCCGCCTCAAACTCATCGACTCGAAGGCCTTCCCGAGCGGCATCACCTACTCGGCCTACGAGCCGAGCACCTGA